Proteins co-encoded in one Desulfitobacterium hafniense DCB-2 genomic window:
- a CDS encoding cobalamin B12-binding domain-containing protein — protein MLDLNALTQAIGDLDEGQVVSLLEEFVASKPSMAEANQVVAACQKGMSIVGDFYEKKEYYVGDLIFAGELLSEAFDLLKPVIGGDSNSKVGSIVVGTVQGDMHHTGKNIFASMVEAAGFVVHDLGIDVEPGVFVDKVKEVKAEILGMSGVLTLAIDSMKATVDALAAAGLRDQVKVIIGGNPVTEEACKQIGADMFTTNAAEGVKICQRWVEQHV, from the coding sequence ATGCTGGATTTAAATGCATTGACACAGGCCATTGGGGATCTGGACGAAGGACAAGTAGTAAGCTTACTGGAGGAATTTGTTGCCTCCAAGCCCAGTATGGCGGAGGCCAACCAAGTGGTTGCAGCTTGTCAAAAAGGGATGAGCATCGTCGGAGACTTTTATGAAAAAAAGGAGTACTATGTTGGTGACCTTATTTTCGCCGGTGAACTTTTAAGCGAGGCATTTGATCTTTTGAAACCTGTGATTGGCGGAGACAGCAACAGCAAGGTGGGCAGCATCGTTGTCGGCACGGTCCAGGGGGATATGCACCATACTGGCAAAAACATCTTTGCCAGTATGGTGGAGGCGGCAGGTTTTGTCGTCCATGATCTGGGCATCGATGTGGAGCCTGGGGTTTTTGTGGACAAGGTAAAAGAGGTGAAAGCAGAAATACTGGGGATGAGCGGAGTTCTTACCCTGGCCATTGATTCCATGAAAGCAACCGTTGACGCTTTGGCAGCGGCGGGCCTGCGGGATCAGGTGAAGGTCATCATCGGCGGCAACCCTGTCACCGAGGAGGCCTGCAAACAGATCGGAGCCGATATGTTTACAACCAATGCCGCCGAGGGCGTAAAAATTTGTCAGAGGTGGGTGGAACAACATGTCTGA
- a CDS encoding energy-coupling factor transporter transmembrane component T family protein, whose product MFIDYLPGDSLLHRLHIRTKICGFLVAVIWGFLFQNPLYNLSCLLGILILALQSKIPVQKVWQMIRPLMPICLFLLLFTGITYPQERFQSEISQVILFSAANEGRLALSVGGFLTGINYICRLLIMVLGSSLLTLTTPLDEFMEFLNRLRVPAEITFMITTALRFIPTLDKKRLLIIEAQRARGVRINDQSSIGRLKTYLAIMVPLFVNAILIAEDLAKGMLNRGYGYSSSITPSHEHPSTAMDYWILGALLLCLGGGLYLRVGLNLGVL is encoded by the coding sequence TTGTTTATAGACTACTTGCCAGGGGACTCTCTGCTGCACCGTCTCCATATCCGTACCAAAATATGTGGTTTTCTAGTGGCTGTTATCTGGGGTTTTTTGTTTCAAAATCCTCTCTACAATTTAAGTTGTTTACTCGGCATCCTAATATTAGCACTGCAAAGCAAAATCCCTGTGCAGAAAGTCTGGCAGATGATCCGGCCTTTAATGCCCATCTGTCTCTTTCTGCTTCTTTTTACCGGCATAACTTACCCTCAGGAAAGATTTCAGAGCGAAATAAGTCAGGTTATTCTTTTCTCCGCAGCCAATGAGGGGCGGCTTGCCTTGTCCGTGGGAGGCTTTTTAACGGGGATTAATTACATCTGCCGCCTGCTTATTATGGTATTGGGGTCCTCTCTGCTAACCTTAACGACCCCCCTGGATGAGTTCATGGAGTTTTTGAATCGGCTTAGGGTGCCGGCGGAAATAACCTTTATGATCACGACAGCCTTGCGCTTTATCCCCACACTGGATAAAAAAAGATTGCTTATTATCGAAGCGCAAAGGGCCCGGGGTGTCAGGATCAATGATCAAAGCAGTATAGGGCGGCTCAAAACCTATCTTGCGATTATGGTCCCTTTATTTGTAAATGCTATTTTGATTGCCGAGGACTTAGCAAAAGGTATGCTGAACCGCGGTTACGGATATAGCTCCTCGATAACCCCAAGCCATGAACACCCTTCGACGGCAATGGATTACTGGATTCTAGGGGCTCTTTTGCTATGCTTAGGCGGCGGGCTGTATTTGCGGGTCGGGTTAAACTTAGGGGTGTTATGA
- a CDS encoding ABC transporter ATP-binding protein, translated as METVIELRDVSYRYPRAEEESLKQVSLAVAKGKFIALMGPTGAGKTTLSLCLNGLIPQFLQGELQGEVRIGGEETREVRVQDLAKQVGLVLQDAESQIVGRTVGEDVAFGPRNFGVPLQEIHRRVAQALAKVRLNGYDQRSTAELSGGEKQRLVIAGVLALEPELLVMDEPASELDPEGRFQVYRTLDDLCREKERTILVVEHSSEEILHRAHEVIVLKHGKVAWQGIPEQLFRNIPLLQEFGIKPLPVSLLGWSFWQRGWIEGQDIPLDVAEAESLIRNLIGRPSLQNRVVPPSEPPARGKVHQEKEAEKSSLNSALIQITQLVHRFESGQIGVQGIDLTIEKGEFVALAGSNGAGKTTLAKHINGLLKPTEGEVIVKGLNTKDVDTAQLAKTVGYVFQNPDHQIFSVSVEKELEFGLKNAGFTRTEIAERITQALALTGLENYRQVHPYTLSKGERQFIAVASVLALTPEILVIDEPTTGLDWVGVEKIMKLLQQLHRKGTTILMISHDMDSVADYAERVIILREGQVMIDAPPWEAFADESMLRQAAVLPPQLCVLNQRLQDLGYSAQSAEEFRQALFQLIEEGERKPCL; from the coding sequence GTGGAGACAGTGATTGAATTAAGAGATGTTTCTTATCGTTATCCAAGAGCTGAAGAGGAGAGTTTAAAACAAGTCAGCCTGGCAGTGGCCAAAGGAAAATTCATCGCTTTGATGGGTCCCACGGGAGCAGGTAAAACAACCTTAAGCTTGTGTCTGAATGGTTTGATTCCCCAGTTTCTGCAAGGAGAGCTGCAGGGAGAGGTCAGGATTGGGGGGGAAGAGACACGTGAGGTCCGGGTGCAGGACCTGGCTAAGCAAGTAGGGCTTGTACTTCAGGATGCAGAAAGTCAGATCGTCGGGCGAACAGTGGGGGAGGATGTGGCTTTTGGCCCTCGTAATTTCGGTGTACCCCTGCAGGAAATTCACCGAAGGGTTGCCCAGGCCTTGGCCAAAGTCCGGCTGAATGGCTATGATCAGCGCTCTACAGCGGAGCTGTCCGGCGGGGAAAAACAACGGCTGGTGATCGCCGGAGTGCTGGCCCTGGAACCGGAACTATTGGTCATGGATGAACCGGCTTCTGAACTGGATCCGGAAGGACGGTTCCAGGTCTATCGCACCTTGGATGATCTCTGTCGTGAAAAAGAGCGGACGATTCTTGTCGTCGAGCACTCCAGTGAAGAAATTCTGCATAGAGCCCACGAAGTTATCGTACTTAAGCACGGGAAAGTTGCCTGGCAAGGGATACCGGAACAGCTTTTCCGCAATATCCCTCTTTTGCAGGAATTCGGGATCAAGCCCTTGCCAGTCAGCTTATTAGGCTGGAGTTTTTGGCAAAGAGGATGGATTGAAGGCCAGGACATTCCTTTGGATGTTGCCGAGGCGGAATCCCTGATCCGCAATTTAATAGGGCGGCCCAGCCTACAAAACAGAGTGGTCCCGCCGAGTGAGCCGCCGGCAAGAGGCAAAGTCCATCAAGAAAAGGAAGCAGAGAAGAGCTCACTGAATTCAGCCTTGATTCAAATTACGCAGCTTGTGCACCGATTTGAATCGGGACAAATAGGCGTACAGGGGATTGATCTGACCATTGAAAAGGGAGAATTTGTGGCTTTGGCAGGCTCCAATGGAGCCGGAAAAACCACTTTAGCCAAACACATCAATGGCTTGCTTAAGCCCACCGAGGGGGAAGTTATCGTCAAGGGCCTGAATACTAAAGATGTTGACACGGCCCAGTTAGCCAAAACTGTCGGCTATGTGTTCCAGAACCCTGATCACCAGATCTTTTCCGTCTCGGTAGAGAAGGAGCTGGAGTTTGGCCTGAAGAACGCCGGCTTTACCAGGACGGAGATTGCAGAGAGGATCACCCAGGCCTTGGCCTTAACCGGGCTGGAAAACTATCGTCAGGTTCATCCCTACACTCTAAGTAAAGGGGAAAGGCAGTTCATCGCCGTGGCTTCCGTTTTAGCCCTTACCCCGGAAATTCTCGTCATTGATGAACCGACGACAGGTCTCGATTGGGTGGGGGTGGAGAAAATTATGAAGCTGCTTCAGCAGCTCCATAGAAAGGGGACCACCATTCTGATGATCAGCCATGATATGGACAGTGTTGCCGACTATGCCGAACGGGTGATCATTTTGCGGGAGGGTCAGGTGATGATCGATGCCCCTCCCTGGGAGGCTTTTGCTGATGAATCCATGCTCCGGCAGGCGGCAGTCCTTCCTCCCCAATTATGCGTCTTAAATCAAAGACTGCAGGATTTGGGCTATTCTGCCCAATCGGCTGAGGAATTCAGGCAGGCATTGTTCCAGCTCATTGAGGAGGGGGAAAGGAAACCTTGTTTATAG
- a CDS encoding ECF transporter S component, whose translation MIEPAKKTTIPKSAQNIRRIAIMAVFLALSAVGALIKIPSPLGTVALDSAPGFFSALAFGSIEGCIVIAIGHLLTSAVVGFPLGIPMHLVIAIEMAVFALIYRLVNKKIGLIPAVIITSLLNGVVAAFSVFPIGGMGAVLGLMPFLLLGSVLNVAVSALAYKALKGSRLI comes from the coding sequence ATGATTGAACCTGCAAAGAAAACAACGATTCCCAAATCAGCTCAGAATATCCGACGGATTGCCATCATGGCAGTCTTTCTTGCCTTGAGTGCGGTAGGTGCCTTGATTAAAATTCCCAGCCCGCTGGGGACAGTGGCCCTGGATTCTGCTCCGGGTTTTTTCAGCGCTTTGGCTTTTGGCAGCATAGAAGGCTGTATTGTTATTGCCATAGGTCATCTGCTCACCTCGGCGGTGGTCGGTTTTCCCCTGGGAATTCCTATGCATTTGGTGATCGCCATAGAAATGGCTGTCTTTGCCTTGATTTATCGCCTGGTCAATAAGAAAATCGGTTTGATTCCTGCCGTGATTATTACCTCCCTCCTCAATGGTGTGGTGGCGGCCTTTTCCGTATTCCCCATCGGTGGTATGGGTGCAGTCTTAGGGTTAATGCCCTTTCTGTTATTAGGGTCGGTCTTAAATGTTGCCGTATCGGCCTTAGCCTATAAAGCGCTTAAAGGAAGCCGGTTGATCTAG
- a CDS encoding AIR synthase related protein: MGYQGRDVEVVALNDAQYLVAACDSCGAIGEKELDAVKVPWRVTGRMTARVALLEVLAVGAVPQMLSIAIANEPLPAGEEIMKGVREELKAMNLLSLPAAVSTEKNMPTEQTGLGITVIGLCDQDKLRIGRARPGNSLFCLGLPKVGTEAADPEDPDILQGIHLIQLLNIPGVYDIIPVGSQGIRGEAEALAQAVGARFGEDSQCRLDINKSAGPSTCLIFTAAEDIELGDFGKLPIHKIGRLEEDGGGGLLTENED, from the coding sequence TTGGGATATCAGGGAAGAGATGTTGAGGTGGTTGCCCTGAATGATGCTCAATATCTTGTCGCAGCCTGCGATTCATGCGGTGCTATTGGTGAGAAAGAGCTGGATGCAGTCAAAGTTCCCTGGAGGGTAACCGGCAGGATGACGGCCCGGGTCGCTTTGTTGGAAGTGCTGGCGGTGGGAGCGGTTCCCCAGATGCTCAGCATTGCCATTGCCAATGAGCCCCTGCCCGCAGGGGAAGAAATAATGAAGGGGGTGAGAGAAGAGCTGAAGGCTATGAACCTGCTCTCCCTGCCTGCGGCCGTCAGCACGGAAAAGAATATGCCCACAGAACAAACCGGCTTAGGCATCACGGTCATAGGGCTTTGCGATCAGGATAAACTTCGCATTGGCAGAGCCAGGCCGGGCAACAGCCTGTTTTGTCTGGGGCTCCCCAAAGTGGGAACTGAGGCGGCTGACCCGGAAGATCCGGATATTCTGCAGGGGATACATCTTATTCAATTGCTTAATATTCCTGGGGTGTATGACATTATTCCCGTAGGCTCCCAAGGGATACGGGGTGAAGCCGAAGCCCTTGCCCAAGCTGTCGGTGCCCGATTTGGAGAAGATTCCCAATGCAGACTTGATATCAATAAATCGGCAGGGCCTTCAACTTGTCTCATTTTTACGGCCGCTGAGGATATTGAATTAGGGGATTTCGGCAAGCTACCCATCCATAAAATCGGCAGGCTGGAGGAGGATGGAGGTGGAGGTCTCCTAACAGAAAATGAAGATTAG
- the metK gene encoding methionine adenosyltransferase yields the protein MAKKLFTSESVTEGHPDKICDQISDAILDAIFAKDPNARVACETSVTTGLVLVSGEITTNCYVDIPSTVRQTIREIGYTRAKYGFDADTCAVLTSIGEQSADIALGVDRALEAKNGEMSEEEIEAIGAGDQGMMFGYATNETESYMPLAIDLAHRLARRLSEVRKSDILDYLRPDGKTQVTVEYEDNRPVRIDTIVISTQHHPEATQERIRRDLLEHVVFPVVPSELLDESTRYFINPTGRFVIGGPQGDAGLTGRKIIVDTYGGMARHGGGAFSGKDPTKVDRSAAYAARYVAKNVVAAGLAERCEIQLAYAIGVAQPVSVLVETFGTAKIDEEKIGELVKNNFDLRPAGIIKTLNLRRPIYRQTAAYGHFGRTDLDLPWEKTDKAAALREQAGL from the coding sequence TTGGCAAAAAAACTGTTTACCTCCGAATCGGTCACAGAAGGACATCCCGATAAAATCTGCGACCAGATTTCCGATGCCATCTTAGATGCTATCTTCGCTAAAGATCCCAATGCCCGGGTCGCTTGTGAGACCTCGGTGACCACCGGCCTGGTGTTAGTCAGCGGTGAAATTACGACTAATTGTTATGTGGATATTCCCAGCACAGTAAGACAAACCATCCGTGAAATCGGCTATACCCGGGCCAAATATGGCTTTGATGCCGATACCTGTGCCGTGCTCACCTCCATCGGGGAGCAATCCGCCGACATTGCTTTGGGAGTGGATAGAGCTCTGGAAGCTAAAAACGGGGAGATGAGCGAGGAAGAAATCGAAGCCATTGGCGCCGGCGACCAAGGGATGATGTTCGGCTACGCCACCAACGAAACGGAAAGCTATATGCCCCTGGCCATTGATCTGGCCCACCGTCTGGCCCGCCGCCTCAGTGAAGTCCGCAAGTCGGATATCCTGGATTACCTCCGTCCCGACGGCAAGACTCAGGTGACGGTAGAGTATGAGGATAATCGCCCTGTCCGTATCGATACCATCGTGATCTCCACTCAGCATCATCCGGAAGCAACTCAGGAGCGGATTCGCCGGGATCTCCTGGAGCATGTGGTATTTCCCGTGGTCCCATCGGAATTGCTGGATGAGAGCACCCGTTATTTTATTAACCCCACAGGCCGTTTTGTCATCGGCGGTCCCCAAGGGGATGCCGGCTTAACCGGTCGCAAGATTATCGTCGATACTTATGGCGGGATGGCCCGCCATGGCGGAGGAGCCTTCTCCGGTAAGGACCCCACAAAGGTGGACCGTTCCGCCGCCTATGCCGCCCGTTATGTAGCTAAAAACGTGGTGGCTGCCGGTTTAGCTGAGCGCTGTGAAATCCAGCTGGCTTATGCCATCGGGGTAGCCCAGCCCGTATCCGTCCTGGTGGAAACCTTCGGAACCGCCAAAATTGACGAGGAAAAAATCGGCGAACTGGTCAAAAATAATTTTGACCTCCGTCCGGCAGGGATCATTAAGACTCTGAATCTGCGCCGTCCCATCTACCGCCAAACGGCTGCTTACGGACACTTTGGCCGCACTGATCTGGACCTGCCATGGGAAAAGACCGATAAAGCCGCTGCCCTGCGGGAGCAAGCAGGCCTATAA